One part of the Streptomyces ferrugineus genome encodes these proteins:
- a CDS encoding DUF1015 domain-containing protein has translation MNSAGHPEATARRGLELTPFRGLRYDPDRVGSLAAVTSPPYDVVVRPDGLLHLESADPHNIVRLILPQAATPDARNEQAAKTLGRWLSDGVLTADPEPCLYVYEQRDGEGMLQRGVIGALRLSEPSEGLVLPHEDVMPHVVADRAALMRATSANLEPLLLTYRGNGSAADTTAVIERTVARPPLLSTTTEDGFSHRLWSIDDPAELARVQSDLTRHQALIADGHHRWATYLRLRAEHGSPSPWDYGLVLLVDTARYPLRVRAIHRLLHDLPVPDALAALDGLFRVRRLKVPLAEALETLADATCSGNAYLLAGDGAFHLVDQPDEALLTRTVPADRPAAWRTLDATVLHATLLAHVWHIPEDDPARIAYIHDTAATVTKAERDGGTAVLMHPVREDVVRDLARQGVTMPRKSTSFGPKPASGLVLRALDL, from the coding sequence ATGAACTCAGCAGGTCACCCGGAAGCAACGGCGCGCCGAGGCCTCGAACTCACCCCGTTCAGAGGGCTTCGTTACGACCCCGACCGGGTCGGCAGCCTGGCGGCCGTGACGTCACCGCCGTACGACGTAGTGGTCCGCCCCGACGGCCTGCTCCATCTCGAGTCGGCCGACCCGCACAACATCGTCCGCCTGATCCTCCCCCAGGCCGCCACCCCCGACGCCCGCAACGAACAGGCGGCGAAGACCCTGGGCCGCTGGCTGTCCGACGGCGTACTGACCGCCGACCCCGAGCCCTGCCTGTACGTCTACGAGCAGCGCGACGGCGAGGGCATGCTGCAGCGCGGCGTCATCGGCGCCCTGCGCCTGTCGGAGCCGTCGGAGGGCCTGGTCCTGCCGCACGAGGACGTCATGCCGCATGTGGTCGCCGACAGAGCGGCCCTGATGCGCGCCACCTCCGCGAACCTGGAGCCCCTGCTCCTGACGTACCGCGGCAACGGCTCGGCGGCCGACACGACCGCCGTGATCGAGCGCACGGTCGCACGCCCACCCCTCCTCTCGACCACCACGGAGGACGGATTCAGCCACCGCCTGTGGTCGATCGACGATCCCGCCGAGCTGGCCCGCGTCCAGTCCGACCTGACCCGCCACCAGGCCCTGATCGCCGACGGCCACCACCGCTGGGCGACCTATCTCCGGCTGCGCGCGGAGCACGGCTCACCCAGCCCCTGGGACTACGGCCTGGTCCTCCTGGTCGACACGGCCCGCTATCCCCTGCGCGTCCGCGCGATCCACCGCCTCCTGCACGACCTGCCGGTGCCGGACGCCCTGGCCGCCCTCGACGGCCTCTTCCGCGTACGACGCCTCAAAGTGCCGCTGGCCGAGGCCCTGGAGACGCTCGCCGACGCGACCTGCTCCGGCAACGCCTACCTTCTCGCCGGCGACGGCGCCTTCCACCTCGTCGACCAGCCGGACGAGGCCCTCCTCACCCGCACCGTCCCCGCGGACCGACCGGCCGCCTGGCGCACCCTGGACGCCACGGTCCTGCACGCCACGCTCCTCGCCCACGTCTGGCACATCCCCGAGGACGACCCGGCCCGCATCGCCTACATCCACGACACGGCCGCCACCGTCACCAAGGCGGAACGCGACGGCGGTACGGCCGTCCTGATGCACCCCGTCCGCGAGGACGTCGTACGCGACCTGGCCCGCCAGGGCGTCACGATGCCCCGCAAGTCGACGTCGTTCGGCCCGAAGCCGGCCTCGGGCCTGGTCCTGCGCGCACTGGACCTCTAG